The sequence CGGTCACGGCGAGCGCCGGGATCTTGTACGGGGAGATGAAGCGGCGGAGGTAGACGAAGCTGATCGCGTAGCTGACCGCCGCCCCGACACAGGCCAGTTGGCCGCCGATGGAACCGAAACCGTGGGTGCGCCACGGCCCGACGACGACGATCAGCCCGACGAATCCGATGACGAGACCGCTCACCTTGCGGGCCGTGGGCTTCTCCGTGCGGATGGCCAGGGCGGCGAGACCCAGGGTGACCAGGGGTGTGGCGCCCTGGATGACACCGGCGATGGTGGCGGTGGTGTGCTGCTCGCCGACGGCGAAGAGGGTGAACGGCACGACGTTGCCGAACACCGAGGCGACGGCGATGTGTCCCCAGACCTTGCGCTGCGGGAAGGAGCCCTTGGTCACGGCGAGGATCAGGGTGACGACGAGGGCGCCCACGAGGAGCCGCCCGAAGGCGAGTTGGAGGGGCGCGAAGGCGTCCAGCGACACCTTGATGAAGGCGAAGCTGCACCCCCACAGGGCGGCGAGCAGCCCGAAGCGGGCCCAGTTGACGGGATGCATGATGACTCCTGAGAGTTGTCGAACGGAACGGGGGAGGGGGCGCACGGGGGACGGAGGTGTACGAGGTGTCAGGGCTCGTCGATCTCGAACTGGTCGTACTTCTCCATGAGCGCGACCATCTCGGCCCGGGACGGTGTGTTCCCGTTGGCCAGGAGCTCCGCCAGACCCGTGAAGTAGGCCTCGCGGTTCTCCGCGGGCGTGAAGATGATCAGCATCTCGGCCGGTGCGTCGCTGTCGTTGCGGAAGCCGTGCACGGCGTTCTCGGGTACGTGGAGGAAGTCGCCGGCGTGGGCCTTGTGCCAGCCGGTGCCGTCGTGGACGGTGACCTCGCCCGAGATGACGTAGAAGGACTCGGAGATGCGGGTGTGGTAGTGCGGGGCCGCTCCGGCGGCGCCCGGCAGCATGTGGTGGTGGAAGAGGCCGAGTCGGCCGTCGGTGGTCTCGGCGAGCGCGATGTACCGGGTGGTGGTCGTCTCCCCGATCCGGACCTTGACGGCGTCCCCGAACCTCTTCAGGGTCGAGACCAGCAGCGTCATGACGGGTCCTCCCACATGCTCAGGTACCGCTCACCCGTGTCGGGCAGCACGGTGACGACGGTCTTGTCGCGGTACTCGGGGCGGGCCGCCACCAGTTGCGCGGCGTGCACCGCGGCACCGGAGGAGACACCGACGAACAGGCCCTGCCCGGCCGCGAGTCGGCGGGCGGTGTGCAGCGCGTCCGTGTCGCTGACCGCGATCACCTCGTCGATCAGGGAGACGTCGGTCGTCGGGGCGATGAAACCGCCGTTCAGGCCGGGGATACGGTGCCGCCCGGCCTGTCCGCCCGACAGCAGCGGGGATCCCTGCGGCTCGACCGCGACGATCCGTACCCCGGAGTCGTACTCCCGCAGGTGACGGGCGATTCCGGTGAGGGTCCCGCCGGTGCCCACCGCGCAGACGAGGGTGTCGACGCGGCGTCCGGTCGAGGCGAGCGCGGCGGTGATCTCGGGGCCGGTGGTGGCGTAGTGGGCCTCGACGTTGTCCGCGTTCTCGTGCTGGCAGGGGAACCAGGACCCCGGGGTGAGGGCGTGGATCTCCTCGGCCTTCTCGATCGCTCCCGGGTAGCCGCGGTCGGCGGGGGTCTGGACGACCTCCGCGCCGAGCGCCGCCAGCAGCCGTACCCGCTCGGTCGTCGCGTTGTCGGGCAGCACGATGACGCAGCGGTAGCCACGGGCCGCGGCCAGGGCGGCGAGCGAGATACCGGTGTTGCCCGAGGTGGCTTCGACGATCGTGCCGCCCGGCGCCAGATCGCCGCGCGCCTCGGCCGCCCTGAGCATGTACAGGGCCGCCCGGTCCTTGCTGCTGGACATCGGGTTGGCCGCTTCCAACTTGGCCAGTATCTCGGCGCCCGGCGCCAGTCCGTCGAGCCTCAGCCGGATCAGCGGGGTGGCGCCCACCAGGTCGTCGATGCCGTCGGCGACGGCCGGCCGGACCAGGGACGGTTGGGAGGTGTGCGGTGCGAGGGTGCGCATGGTGTGATTCCTTGTCAGATCTGGGCCTGCGGGCGGAAGGACCGGGCGGGCGGAAAGACCGGAGGGAGGGGGCCGGTGGCGGAGGGCGACCGGTGGCGCAGCGGGCGGGGGGAGCGAAGACGGAGGCGGGGGAGCGGCTACCAGGAACCGGCCGAGGCGATGCTCGCGATGGTGTCCTCGGACGGGCGGCCCGGCGTGCGCCCGGAAGCGGTGGCGGCCAGCATGCGCATCCCCTCCGGCACGTCCTTGTTGACCAGGGCCTGCGCGCCGATGACCGCGTCGTCGCCGACGGTCACCGGGCCGAGCACGGTGGCGTTGGTGCCGAGAACGACGTTGCGGCCCACCACCGGATGCCGGCGGTCGCCCTCCGGCCGCTTGTTGTCGCTCCACCAGCCGACCGCGCCGAGCGTCACCTGGTGGTAGATCGTCACGTCGTCGCCGACCGTGCACGTCTCGCCGATGACGACGGCGGCTCCGTGGTCGATGAACACCCGGCGGCCCAGCACCGCTCCGGGGTGGATCTCGACGGCGGTCAGCCGACGGGCCCAGCGGGCCAGCAGACGGGCCGTCATCCGGTGTCCACCGGTGTGCAGCCGGTGTGCGATCCGGTGCGCCCACAGAGCGGTCAGCGCGGGGTGCAGCGCGGCTTCGACCCGGCCCCGGACGGAGGGGTCGCGCTCGACGACGACCCGCAGGTCCTCCCGCATCAGACGCAGCAGACCGGTACCGGTGAGGTCGGGAGGGGTGGCCGTCGGTAAGGCCCGGGTGCCGGCCGCTTCGGTCCGCCGGAAGGGCAGGACAGCGGCCGGCTCCTTGTCGGTGGGCTCCTTGCCAGTGGCGCTCATGGGGGCTCCAGTCGGTGAGGGAAGGCGGCCGTGGACGGGTCAGGGACGGTGTGTGCGGGACGGTGCGTGGGGCACGGTCCGCTCCCGGCGAAGGGGGGAGCCCGACGGCCGCCGCTGTGGTCGAGGTCCCGAGAAGACCGTGACCCATCCCGTTCCCGCTCCCTTCCCGCCCCGTTCCCCCCGGCCACCGGTGCGCGAGCGCGATGCCGCGGCCCGGCCGGGAACGTACGGGGAGGGATCCGGGAACGGCCGCAGGGACACTCCCGTCGAGCGCCGCTCCGCGCGGGGACGTGCGGGCATGACCGGAGCAGTCGGTCCGGCGCACTTACGCACGAGGAAGCATCCAGACATGTACGAACCATCAGTTGTCCGGCCGTTGGTTGGCCGGGGCACGTGGGACCCGGGCGAGCGAGACGACCGCCGGATCCCGCCCGCCGTCGAGGAGACGAGGAGCCAGCCATGAGCGCGACGGCCGACCGCTACCGAGAGCCTCACCCCCCGGACAGCGCTCCGCAGCGACTGCTGCTGCTCTGTCCCTCGACCCGCCTCGTCCGCGAGGCCGTCGCGGCGGGATTCGCCGTACGGGTGCTCGCCGACGCGTCCCTTCCCCCGCATCCCCCGGACGACGACGTTCCCGCCGGGATACCGGTGGACCTCGTCGACCTCGCGGACGAGGCCGCGCTGTCCGAGGCGATCGAGGTCTCGGTCCGTGCCCACGGGACACAGCGGCTGCTGGCCTTCGCGGGCACGGCAGCCCTGCCCGCGGTCGCCACGACCGCGGCCCGCCTGGGCGTGACCCCCAACCCGGTCGACGCGGCCCGGCTGCTGGGCGAGCCCGCGGCCATGCGGGCACTGCTCAACGGCAGCCGGCACTCGTACGTGCCCGCGGCCCGGGCCCGTACGGCCCAGGAACTGCCCGCCGCCGTCGAGGAGATCGGCGCGCCGGTCACCGTACGCACCCTGCCGCCCTCCGCCGAGATCTCCGCCCTCTGCGACGAGCCGCCCGGTGAACGTTCCTATCTTGTGGAGCAGTACCTGGAGGGCCCCGAGTACGGGGTCGTGACCCTCACGGTCGACGGCATGCACCGGGTCGTCGGGGTCGTGGCACTGCACGGCGCCTGGCATCCGAGCAGTCACCTCTTCCCGGCGCCCCTGGGGGAGCGGGACGAGGCGGAGGCCCGCGCGATCGCGACCGAGCTGCTCGACCTCGCCGGGTACGAGTTCGGCTACGCCTACACCGTGGTCGTGCTGACGGCCGACGGCCCCCGTGTGGTGCGTTCCCGGGCCGACTATCCGGACGAGCCACTGGCCTCCCTGATCGAGCTCGCCACCGGCTTCGGCGCCGAAGCGGAACTCGTACAGGCGCTGTCCGGGAAACCCGTGAACGTGCCGACGGCCGACGGGTACGCCGCCGTCGCGTCCTACCGGCTGCCGGTGGGGCGTCTGTTGTCGGTGTCCGGCCTGGAAGCGGTGTCCGAGCTGCCCGGTGTCCATCGGGTGCACTTCCCGTACGCGTCCGGGGACGACATCCCCGGCCACGGCGGCGGCGCGGAGGGCTACGTGCTGCTGAGCGCGGAGTCCACGCAGGAGGCCGCGGAGACGGTCGCGTCGGCGGGACGGCTGCTGCGCGCGGAGGTGAGCCGGCGGCCCGACCACATCTGAGGCCCGGCACGCGGCAGTCGTACGCCGCTGTCGTAGGCCGTCGCAGTACGCCGCCCGCACGGCCCGCGAGGGGTCGTGCGGGCGGTCGTCGTTGGCGTGCGCGGGCAGTACCGACGGGGTTCCCGGGTGCTTCCCCGCCGCACCCGCAGGGCCGGTAACGGAAGCGGAACGGGCCGGGAGCGCCCGGCGCGACCTTTCTTTCTGTCAGCACCGCAGATCGCGACGACAGAAGGCGGACATCATGATCCTCAAGGGCTTCGCAACCTCGGCCGGTCTCTTCGCTTCCGCGGCGGTCACCCTGGCTCTCGGAGCCGGCATCGCCGCCGGGACGGCCGCCGCGAGCCCCGCCTCGGACGAGGGCCCGAACTTCGTCTCCAGCTTCTCCCTCGCCTGGGACACCGCCTCGGACAAGGGCCCGAACGCCATCACGACCGGCATCGAGGGCGACGAGGGCCCGAACGCCGTGACGGCCGGTGTGGAGGGTGATGAGGGTCCGAACGTGGTCGCGGTCGGTGCTGACGGCGACGAGGGCCCGAACGTCGTCACGACCGGCATCGAGGGCGATGAGGGTCCCAACGCCGTGACGGCCGGTGTGGAGGGTGATGAGGGCCCCAACGTGGTCGCGGTCGGCGCTGACGGCGACGAAGGCCCGAATGCCGTCACCGCCGGTGTGGAGGGCGACGAGGGCCCCAACGCCGTCACCGCCGGTGTGAACGGTGACGAGGGCCCCAACTTCCTTGCCGTCTGAGCCGTCTGAGCCGCTTGAAGGCTCGGTCCCCGGACGTCGCGTCCGCTCCGCTCCGCCCGCTGAACCTCGCTCCACATGCCGATGCCCGCCGTGACGAACGGCGGGCATCGGCATGTGGAGCTTCACTCGGCGGGCGAGTCAGTCCGCCCGGCGGAAGCGCCCAGGGATCCCCATCGCACGGAAGGCCTCCTCGGCGGCAGCCCCCCGCTCGGCCGCCCCCTCGGCGTCACCCAGCGCCGCCAGGGCCCGGGCGATGCCGTCCAGGGCGTAGGCCTCCTCCACCCGGTGGCCCAGCCGGGCCGCGGAGGCGTGGGCCTGCCGGTGCAGCCCCAGCGCCCGCTCGTCGTCGCCGTCCCGGTGGAAGAACCGCCCCGCGGTGTTCCACACGGTGACCTCCCGTACGGGCGCGTCCTCCAGCCCCTTGGTGGCGAGGGCCTCCTCCACCCAGGGCAGCACCAGTTGCCGCCGCCCGAGCCGGCCCTCGGCCTCCGCGGAGAGGACGAGCTGCAGCGCCCGGTCGGCCGGAGCCAGCGAACCGGGGGCCCGCTCGCGGGCGGCCGCGAGCGTGCGGGCCGCAGTCTCCACGTCACCCATGGCCAACTGGACCTGCGCCAGATCGCTCAGCCCCACGAGTTCCTTCTCCGACGCCCCCAGTTTGCGGGCGAGTTCGATGGAGCGGGTCGCCGCGCTCACGGCTTCCTCGAAGCATCCGCGTTCCATGTAGACGCCGCTGACGTTCGACAGGGACTCCGACTCGGCCCGTTCGGCGCCGAGTTCACGCTTGAGGGCGATCGACTGCTCAAGGCGGGGAAGTGCCTCGTCGAAGCGGCCGGTGGTGGCCAGCAGCAGGCCCAGCACGCCGGTGTCCTTGGCCTGGCCGCGCCGGTCGCCCAGTTCCACCGCGAGTTGATGCGCCTCGACCGCCGCCGCTATGCCGTCCTCGAACCTGCCGCGCTTCCAGCAGGCGACCGCCAGGTTGGACAGACTCAGCCGCAGGAGGTCGGCCTCGTCCAGACGGCGGGCCGCGGCGAGCGCGGTGCGGCACAGCGCCAGGAAGTCGTCGAGCCGGCCCCGGAGATCGAGGTGGAAGACGACGTTCGCCGCGAGCAGGGCGACCTCGCGGTCCAGGCCCCGGCGGAAGGCCAGGGTGATCGCCGCGAGAAGACTGTCCTGTTCGCGCTCGAACCAGTCGCGGGCGGCCTCCGGCGTGCTCAGCGGGGCCAGTTCGGGCTGGAACGAGGGCGTCGGGCGGGCCATCCGCACCCTGCCGGGGAAGAGCAGGTCACAGGCGGCGTCCGAGGCGGTGAGCGAGAACTCCAGCAGTCGGCGTACCGCGCCCGCGGCCTCCTCGGAGAACTCGCCGGTGCCGCCGGTACTGCGGGTCCGCGACAGCATGAGGGCGAAGCTGCGCACCAGGTCGTGGAACGCGTAGCGGCCCGGCTCGTGCTGCTGCACGAGGTGCATGTCGAGGAGGTACTCCAGGACGTCCTCGGCGTCCCTGACGCCCAGGTCGAGCAGGGCCGCCGCCGTGTAGACGTCGAGATCGGCGCCCGGGTACTGGCCGAGCAGCCGGAAGGACTTGCGGTAGTCGGCGGCCAGTCCCTCGTACGACAGCCGCAGGGTGACCTCCACGCTGCGCTCGCCCGCGCTGAGTTCGGCGAGGCGGTGGGTGTCGTCGCGGAGCCGGTCCACGAGGTAGCGCACGGTCCAGCGGGGTCGTTTGCGTAACCGTGCCGCGGCGATGCGCAGGGCGAGCGGCAGGTGTCCGGCGAGGTCGGCCAGGTCGGCGACGGCCTCGGCCTCGGCCTCCGCCCGGCGCTCTCCGATGATGCCGACGATCAGGGCGACACTGTCCGGCGGAGCCATCGTGCCCAGGGACACGGAGTGCGCCGCGTCCAGGTCCACGAGCAGGGCGCGGCTGGTGATCAGGACGACGGTGCCGGTGGGCGAGGCGAGCAGCGGCTTCACCTGAGCCTCGTCGACTACGTTGTCGAGCAACAGGATCATCCTGTGCTTGGTCATGGTGGAGCGCCACAGGGTGATGCGGCCCTGCGGGTCGTCGGGGATGCGCTCGCCCGGGACGCCGAGCATGCGCAGGAGGGCCTCGGCCGCCGCGGCCGGGGCGAGGGGTTCCTCGCCCGGGGTGTAGCCGCGCAGGTCGAGGTGGAGCTGCGCGTCGGGATACTGCTCGGCGAGACGGTGTGCGGCGCGCACGGCGAGGGAGGTCTTGCCGCTGCCTCCCATGCCGTCGATGGCGATGATGAGGGGGCCGGAGCCGGTGGCGCCCTCGACGAAGCCGAGCAGCTTGTGCAGTTCCTCCTCGCGGCCGGTGAAGTCCCGCAGGTCGTAGGGCAGGGTGGAGCGGCTGCCGGTCACGGTCGGGGCCGCGGTCGGTGAGGGCGCGGCGGCGACGGTCAGCGAGGGTTCGTTGCGCAGGATGGCCTGGTGCAGCTCGCGCAGGGCGTCACCCGGCTGGATGCCGAGTTCCTCGTCGAGCAGGGCGCGGATGTTCCCGTACTCCTCCAGCGCCTCGGCCTGGCGGCCCGAGCGGTACAGGGCGAGCATGAGTTGACCGCGGAGGGTCTCGCGCAGCGGGTTGCCGCCGATGGCCTCGCGGATCCCGGCGACCAGTTCGGCGCCCTCCCCGGCCTCCAGTCTGAGGTCGAAGAGCTGCTCCACCGCGGTCATACGGCGTTCCTCCAGCGAAGCGGAGGCCGCGTCGACGACCGCGCCGCCGTTGCCGGACAGCACCGGCCCGCGCCACAGGGCGACGGCTTCGCGCAGCAGTGCCGTCGCCTCCGGGGCGAGGCCGGCGGAAGCGTGGTCGCGGGCCCGCCGCAGGGCGTCGGTGAACTGCAGCAGGTCCAGCTGTTCGGGTGTGACCGCCGCACGGTATCCGGGGCCGTCCGTCGCGATGAGGTCGCGTCCGCCGGGGATGCGCTGGCGCAGTTCGGCGACGGCCTTGCGTACCTGGTGTGCCGCGGTGGCGGGCGCGTCCTCGTCCCAGACGGCTTCGACGAGCCGGTGCACCGGCAGGACGCGCTGGGGTTCGAGGAGCAGCGTCACCAGGACCCGTTCGCTGACGGGACCTCCGACATGGACACGCTCGTCCCCGTCCCAACATTCCAGAGATCCGAGGATGCGAAAGCGTACGGGCGGTGTCTGGCGCATGGCGCGTGCCCTCTCCTCGGTCCGGGGTCGGCCGCCACCCTGCTGCTCACCTGCGGGAAGGCCCTGCTGGCAGGACCGAAGACCGTTGCCAGTTCCTCGATGTTCCGCAGGGAACCGCGCTGGGCGGCCGTCGTTGTCCTGTACATCCTGACTCAAGATGTGCACCGACCGTTGCGGCTTCATATGTCTCGTGTTGGCGGCGAGGGGCGCGCTGGTGGATATCGGACAAGTTTTTGTAGGGGTTTAGGCTTTGCGCAGGTCGTTGGCGCGTGGCCGGGCCGTACGCAACAGGCGGACCGCAGCCGGGTGTTGCCGGTGGGGCGTCGCTGCCGCGAAGGGCGCCCGCCCGGGGCGCGGGAACGGGACGGCGGGAAGCATCGTTTCTGCAGCGGCCGTGTCGCAGAGCGTAGTTCCCGTCCGCCTCCCGCCGGGCCGAATGGCAGGGGCGCGGCCCGGCTTTTCTGGGGCACGGGGAACCGCGCGACAGGCCCCCACTGGCCCGCGGGCGAAGTCCCCGGCCCGTCCGGCGTTCGAGAACGAGGGCGCGAACGCACACGGCCGGTGGCCGACAGCGGGAACTGTCGGCCACCGGCCGTGTGCGTCGGTTGTTGTCAAGGGCGCCTCGACAGCGCGGGTTCGGCGTCCGGCGGCACCGGCGCGGGGTCCGCCGGCTCCTCGGCCGGGGTGTCGGCCAGGACACCGCCGCGGCCCCAGTGATCCTGCTCGACATCCCGCACCAGCACGGTCACGACGTCTCTGGGGCATCCCGCGATCCGGGCCACGGTCGTGGTCAACTCGTCCACGAGATCGGCTCGTTTCTGTCGGTCGTTGCCCTTCCACCAGTCCACGGTCACCACAGGCATGGTTCTCTCCTCAGTTGTCGGGGGATTCGCTCGCCGGGAACTGGTCGAATCTGCGGGCCAGTTCCGCCATCATCTCGGGGGTCGGTTCGGGCGAGGAGTTCAGCAGTTCGCCCAGTTCGCGGAAGTACTTCTCCCGGCCGCCGTCCGGGGTGAACATCACCAGCAGGGTGGCGGGGTCGGTGCCGGGGTTGCCGAACGCGTGGGTGGTCCCGGGCGGCACCATCATGAACGTGCCGGGACCCGCGATGCGCCGCTCCCCGCCCAGCGTGAGCAGGACCTCGCCGCTCGCCACGTAGAACATCTCGGTCAGCTCGTTGTGGAAGTGCAGGGGAGCGCCCGGCGCCCGGGGCGGAAGCCGGTGTTCGGTGAGGCCGAAGCGGCCTGCCGTGTCGTCCCCGGTGACGAGGAAGGAGACCGGGGTGCCGCCGACGACGGTGGTGGGACCGGTGCCGGGATCGATCACCCGTGGCAGCGTCACCGCCCGCCCCCGGCATCCGTCCGGGCATCGGCCGTCCGGGGCGACAGCGTCCGCAGTGCCACTGCGGCGGCCACCAGGGCGAGGACGGCGGTCAGCGCGTAGGCCCGGCCGAACGCCCCGCCGGCCGGCGCGTCACCGAGTACGAGGACCAGTACGGCCAGCCCCATCGCGCCGCCCGTGTACTGAGTCGTCGTCAGCACCGCGGACGCCGTGCCCTGCTCGCTGTCCGGCACGTCCTTGGTGCCCGCGATGTACATCCCCGCGAAGGCCATGCCCTGCCCGAGCCCGCTGACGAGCAGGCCCGGCAGTACGGCGGTCCAGTAGTCCGAGCCGCCCGTACCGAGACCGAGCAGGGCCAGCCCCACCGCGCCGAGCGCGAATCCGGAGGCGAGGGTGGGGCGGATTCCCCAGGACCCGGCGAGCTGCCCGGTGACGAGGTTGCCCGCCACCACGCTCAACGCCAGCGGCAGGAAGGCGATACCGGCGCCGAGCGGACCGTAGCCCCACACGTCCTGGAGGAAGAGTGTGATCAGGAAGAACTCGGCGCCGACGCTCGCCATGTAGAGCGCCGACATCGCGCTCGCACCGGCCAGCGAGCGCACCCGCAGCAGGGCCGGCGGGATGAGCGGGGTCGCGGCCGGACGCCGGTCGTACGCCGACCAGGCCGTGCCCAGTGCGCCGGCCGCCGCCAGGCAGCCTAGGCAGGACGCGGAGGCCCAGCCGTCGACGGCGGCCTGGGTGAGCGCCGCCACCAGGAAGAGCACGGCGCCGGTGAACAGGGCGGCGCCGGGAATGTTCAGGTGTCTGACCGAGGCCTTGGTGCGCGCGCCCGCCGGGAGCACCCGCAGTGCGAGGGCGACCGTGACCAGGATGAGCGGCACGTTCACGAAGAACACCCACCGCCAGGAGAGCACCGCGGTCAGCACACCGCCGACGAGCACACCGGCCGCGAGCCCCACCGCGCCGATCGCGCCCCAGATCGCGAGCGCCCGGGAACGGACGGGACCGGCCGGGAACGCGGCACCGATCAGGGCCAGCATGGCCGGGGTCAGTGCGGCGGCGCCGATGCCCTGGGCGGCCCGGGAGGCGACCAGCAGCCACTGGTCACCGGCCAGTCCGGCCGCGAGCGAGCCGGCGCCGAACAGTGCCAGCGCGCCGAGGAAGAGCCTGCGCGGACCGGTCAGGTCGGCGGCCCGGCCTCCCACGACGAGGAAACTTGCGAAGAAGACGGCGTAGGCGGACACGACCCACTGGAGTCGCTCCGGGGCCAGGCCCAGCCCTGATCCGATGCTGGGCAGCGCCACGTAGATGATCGAGTAGTCGAGTGCCACCAGGAACTGGGCGATGGACAGGGCCAGCAGCGCGGCCACCATGCGGCCGCTGAACCGGGTGGTCGTGGGGGCGGCGGTCTCGGGGGAGGTCTTGGGAGAGGTCTCAGGGGAGGCGGGCGGGGAGGCTTGGGGGGTCTGCGCGGTGGTCATGACAGGGCTCCGGTCGGTTCCGGGCTGGTCCCGGTGAGGGCTCGGGTGGTGATTCGGGGCGTGACTCGGGTGTTGACCCGGGTGGTGCGCGGGGCGCCGTGCAGGAGGATGTCGATCACCGCGGGGAAGTCGGCGACTACATGGCCGGCGCCGGCGGCGGCGAGCGCCTCGGCGGAGTCGACGCCGTAGGACACGGCCACGGTCCGCAGACCGGCGGCACGCGCCATCGCCATGTCGGTGACGGTGTCGCCCACGTACCAGGACCGCGACGCCTGCGCGCCGAGGTCGGCCAGGGCCCGCAGCGCCATGTCGGGGTGGGGCTTGCCGCGTTCGACCATGTTGTGGCAGACGACGGTGTCGAACCTGTTGAGGATGCCGGTGGCGTCCAGGAGCGCGTGGGCACTGGCGTAGATCTTGGAGGTGGCGATCCCGAGCGGACGCCCCGCCGACCGAAGCCGGTCCAGTCCTTCGGTCACGCCCGGCAGCAGGAGCGCGGGTCCCCGGCTGAGGACGTCCGTGGTGAAGCGGCGGCGGTAGCGGGCGGCGGCCTCGGCGGTCACGGTGTCGTGTACGCACGTGCCCAACAGCCCCGCGAGAGACGCCTCCAGAGGCTTGCCGACCGTCGCGAGCACCTCCGCGTGGCCGGGACGGGCGCCGAGGTCGCGCACCACGGAGCCGATCAACTCGGCGATGGCGTTCGGGGTGTCGGCGAGGGTGCCGTCGATGTCGAAGACGAACGCGGAGGTCATGCCGCGGCCCGCCCGTCCGGTTCGGCGGTGGCCGCGTAGGCGACGGCGAGGTGTCCGGCGAGCCGGGCGGTGCTGATGAGCACCTCGCGGTTGGCGGCGGCCGAACGGCCCTCCGTGGCCCGCGAGACGGCCTTCATCAGGTACGGGGTCGCGGCGGGACCGCGTACCCCGTCGTCCTCGGCGGCGCGCAGCGCTCCCTGGATCACACCCTCCATGAGGTCGCTGTCCAGGGCGTGTTCCTCGTCGATGGGCGCGGTGATCAGGGCACCGCCCGGCAGACCGGCCGCCCAGTGCATCCGCACGGCACGCGCGATGTCGCCCGGGTCGTCGATCCGCTGGGGTACGCGCAGGCCGCTGGAACGGCAGTAGAAGGCGGGGAAGTGGTCGAAGCGGTAGCCGATCACCGGCACACCGAGCGTCTCCAGGTACTCCAGTGTCAGCCCCAGGTCCAGGATGCTCTTGGCGCCGGCACAGACGACGGCCACCTTGCTCCGCGTGAACTGCACGAGGTCGGCGGAGATGTCGAAGCTCTCGCCCGCACCGCGGTGGACACCACCGATGCCCGCCGTGGAGAAGAACGGGATGCCCGCGAGATCCGCGGCGACGAGCGACGAGGCCACGGTGGTGGCACCCAGGCCGCCACCGGCCAGTACGACCCCGACATCCCGGCTGGACACCTTGGGCACATCGGGCCCGACCGCGAAGCGCTCCATGTCGTCGGGCGACATCCCCACGGTGAACCGGCCGCCGTCCAGCCCGACGGTCGCCGGTACGGCGCCCGACTCCCGGACCGCCTTCTCGATGGCGAGCGCGGTCTCCACGTTGCCCGGATAGGGCAGCCCGTGCGCGATCACCGTCGACTCCAGGGCGACAACGGGCCGGTTCTCGGCCAGCGCGTCACCAACTTCCTCACCTGTACGCAGCAATGGGTGCACGAGGGGTCTCCTGAACAGTCGCTGGGAACGAGGGCGGTTGAGCGGACCCGGGCGGCACCGGAGCGCACCGCCGTCCGAGTCACCCGGACTGTCCCGAACCCCGTTCCCGTTCCGTTCCCACCCGAGATCGACCCGCCTCCTCCGACCCCTTGCGGCCCCTTGCGGCCCCTTGCGGCCCCTTCCGGGCTCAAGACGCCCCGCGTTGTCGGTCCCGGGCGCTTGAATGGCGGCAT is a genomic window of Streptomyces sp. NBC_00414 containing:
- a CDS encoding MFS transporter translates to MTTAQTPQASPPASPETSPKTSPETAAPTTTRFSGRMVAALLALSIAQFLVALDYSIIYVALPSIGSGLGLAPERLQWVVSAYAVFFASFLVVGGRAADLTGPRRLFLGALALFGAGSLAAGLAGDQWLLVASRAAQGIGAAALTPAMLALIGAAFPAGPVRSRALAIWGAIGAVGLAAGVLVGGVLTAVLSWRWVFFVNVPLILVTVALALRVLPAGARTKASVRHLNIPGAALFTGAVLFLVAALTQAAVDGWASASCLGCLAAAGALGTAWSAYDRRPAATPLIPPALLRVRSLAGASAMSALYMASVGAEFFLITLFLQDVWGYGPLGAGIAFLPLALSVVAGNLVTGQLAGSWGIRPTLASGFALGAVGLALLGLGTGGSDYWTAVLPGLLVSGLGQGMAFAGMYIAGTKDVPDSEQGTASAVLTTTQYTGGAMGLAVLVLVLGDAPAGGAFGRAYALTAVLALVAAAVALRTLSPRTADARTDAGGGR
- a CDS encoding HAD family hydrolase, coding for MTSAFVFDIDGTLADTPNAIAELIGSVVRDLGARPGHAEVLATVGKPLEASLAGLLGTCVHDTVTAEAAARYRRRFTTDVLSRGPALLLPGVTEGLDRLRSAGRPLGIATSKIYASAHALLDATGILNRFDTVVCHNMVERGKPHPDMALRALADLGAQASRSWYVGDTVTDMAMARAAGLRTVAVSYGVDSAEALAAAGAGHVVADFPAVIDILLHGAPRTTRVNTRVTPRITTRALTGTSPEPTGALS
- a CDS encoding pseudouridine-5'-phosphate glycosidase gives rise to the protein MHPLLRTGEEVGDALAENRPVVALESTVIAHGLPYPGNVETALAIEKAVRESGAVPATVGLDGGRFTVGMSPDDMERFAVGPDVPKVSSRDVGVVLAGGGLGATTVASSLVAADLAGIPFFSTAGIGGVHRGAGESFDISADLVQFTRSKVAVVCAGAKSILDLGLTLEYLETLGVPVIGYRFDHFPAFYCRSSGLRVPQRIDDPGDIARAVRMHWAAGLPGGALITAPIDEEHALDSDLMEGVIQGALRAAEDDGVRGPAATPYLMKAVSRATEGRSAAANREVLISTARLAGHLAVAYAATAEPDGRAAA